ATATTTGTTGCCGGAAACGCCGGAGCTGAAATCCACTTCGGGGTCCATTCCGGAAAAGCTGGTGCCGGTCCACAGGTTATCCCCGCTGACAAATACCCTGGCGCTGCCGATCTTCACCCTTCCCAGCAGGTCCTGCGGCAGATCGTAGGAGAGGCGCACGTTGCGCAGGCGGATGTAGCTGCCGTCTTCCAGGAACCTCGATGAAGGCTCATTGGAGGCCCTGTTGCCACCGAGCAGCGGTTTGGGATGGGTGGCGATGTCGCCGGCCTTTTCCCAGCGGTTCCAGCCATCGGCCAGCACCATCTGGTTGTAGCTGTCGTACAAACCATCGGAATCAAAAAACTGACGGAAGCTGTTAAACACCTGGTTCCCGCTGACGAAGTTGATGAACGCACTGAGCGTAAATCCTTTGTAGGAGAAGGTATTTAACAAACCTCCTGTAAGTTTGGGTGCGGATGAAGTGCCGGTATATTGCAAAGTGGCCTGATTGTAGGAATTGGTGTAAGTGACGATCTGTTTGCCGTCTGCATCGGTCTCTATCTTTTCCCATTGCGGATCGCCATTCTCCGGATTTACGCCGGCCCATATGCGCATGTACCATTTGTCCATATCATGCCCCAGCCCTACGGGCTGGATATTGCCGGCATTGGCAAACTGGTCTGAACCATTGAGTTTCGTTACACGGTTGCGGTTATGCGCGATATTAAAGTTGGTTTCCCATTTGAATGCACCGGTCAGGTTCTGTGTATGGAGGCTGACCTCGATCCCTTTGTTGTTGACAGACCCGATGTTTTCCAGCACGCTGGTATAGCCGCTGGTGAGTGGCAGCAGCCTGGTCATCAGGAGGGATTTTGCGCTTTTGTCATACACATCCACATTCAGCGCTATCCTGTTCTGGAAGAAGCTGATATCAAGACCGGCATTGTTCACCCTGATCTTTTCCCAGGTAAGGTCAGGGTTCGCTTTCTGGGAGGGATAGGAGCCGGCCAGGCCGGCATAGCTGGCGGATTGATCGTAGATATACAATCCCAGCGCCTGGTAGTTGCCTGACGGGGCATTGCCCACCGTACCGTGACTCAGGCGCAGCTTCAGGAAGCTGATGGCGCTGGTGGAAGGGATGAAATGCTCGTTGCTGAGTATCCAGGAAGCGCCCACCTGGTAGAAGTTGCCACCGGGATTGTTGTTGCCGAACTTGGAGGAGATGTCCCGCACGAACGACGCTACGAGGAAGTATTTATTGGCGAAATCATAGTCGCCCTGCACCAGCCATTTGGAGAAGGCATATTCATCGCGCCCGCCGGAAGGATTGTTCTTTACTTCCGTGGCGGTAGACATAGCGGTCATGCCCTGTGGCAGCCCGCGGCCGGATATCTCGTTATTATCGAAATAGTATTTTTCGGTTTCACCTACGGCCAGTGCGGAAAGATGGTGTTCTCCGAAGTTGTTCTCATAACGCAGCCTGTTGGAGCTTAACAGCCTGTTGCCGTATTCAATGTCGTGAAACAGGTTGCCTTTGTCCGCCACGCCTTCCTGTGAGCGCAGATCGTAGTAATCCATCGATTTGTAGTTGGAAAAATACGTTCTGTTGTAAGAGGAGAAGGTCAGGTTTTTCACGATGGTGTAATCCAGGTTCAGGTCCCCCGTTACTTCAAATCTCCGGTTGCTGGCAAGATTGTATTGCAGGGAATGCAGGAAGTTATGCTGATCGCGCCCCAGCCAGCCCGCGCTGTTACCCGGGCGGGGAGAGCCGTCCGCATTGTAAGGATTGTCCCAGGGCAGGTTCACGAAAGCATCGTACAGTGTGCTGCTCTGGTGATTGTCGTTATTTGTAAAGATGCCGTTCAGCAGTACGCTCACTTTCAGTTTTTCGGTAAGGCGGTGGGAGATATTGGTACGGAAGCTGTACGCCTTTTTGCGGTTGGTGAGCAGCGTACCTTCTTCATTATAGTAGTTGCCGCCTACGTAGAACTGTGTTTTGTCGGAGCCGCCGGAAGCGGAGAGGGAGTAGTTCTGCGTCATGGCCGTTCTGAAGGCCAGGTCCAGCCAGTCGGTATCCGTTTCCAGCACCGATTCCGGGCGGGTGGTGAAAGTGTTCTGGTAGTCGTACAGCTGTTGTGCGTTCATCAGCCTGAACTTGCCGAAGTTGGCCTTGTTGAAGCCGGTGGCAGAGTTGAACTCGATGCGTGATTTGCCTGCTTTGCCCTGGCGGGTGGTGATGATCACTACGCCGTTGGCCGCCCTGGAGCCGTAAAGGCCCGTCGCTGCAGCATCTTTGAGGATGCTCACGGATTCCACATCATTCGGGTTGAAGGTGCCGCCGATATTGCCGTCCACTACATACAGCGGAGCGGAGCCGGCGGCCAGTGTGTTCTGTCCGCGGATGAGCATGGCCGCGCCGGAGGTAGGGTCGCCCGATGCGGAGGACACCACAACACCGGCTGCTTTGCCCTGCAGGAGGTCGGACAGGTTATTGGAGGTCACATCCCGCAGGCGTTCGCCGGAAACGGTGCTGACCGCGCTGGACAGGTATTTCACGTTCTTGCTGGTATAACCCACTACGGTTACCGCTTCAATATCCTGGCTGGAAGGCGCCAGCTGCAAGTCCAGCGTGGTTTTACCCTTGATGCTGACTTCTTTTGACGTAAAGCCGATGAAGGAGATCTCCAGCACGGCATCTTCATCCAGACCGCTGAGTGTGAAAAAACCGTCCGCGTCTGTAGTGGTGCCCCTGCTGCCGCCCTTTACCTTGATGGATACGCCCGGCAGCGGATTGCCGCGGTCGTCCGTAATGCGGCCTTTGATGGTGGCGGCCGGTATGGCGACGGTGGAACCTGCCGGTGTGGCGGGTTTCCGGGTGATGATGATCACCCTGTCCTCGATCGAATAGGCCAGTTCCTGTTCTCTCAGGATATTGTCCAGGAAAACCTGCAGCGGCTGGTTCACCGCCTGTATGCTCAGGGGCTTGCTGCTGCGGATGGTGTTGCTGTTGTAGAAAAAAACATAACCGGTTTGCTTTTTAACGGCATCCAGCGCGGCGGAGAGGGAAACGTTCCTGCCGGTGAAGGTTACCGTTTGCGACACACTTTTTGCGCTCAGGTGCAGGCAAAAGGCCAGGAGCATAATAGTTGTCAATTTCATTGTGTTCACCAGTGTTTTCAGTGTACTGTAGACATGTTCCGGTGCCGGCCGGTGCCGGGTCCCGCAGGTACGCCCTGCCGCTTTCATGCAGGCATGAAAGGGACGTTTCCAATTCGTGTAGAAAGTCATACTTTTGGAATAGTTTTAGGTTAATGATGATGAAGCAGTCCTGTTCGACTTTATTTTATCGGGGTTAGCCTGAAGCTGTCCGCAGGGAAGTGCCGCAAACACTTCCCTGTTTTTTAGTTCCGGATGTACCGAAAAGCAGTTGGCTAGGTTTCTAAAAATTCAGATCCTGGTTGTTGTTGCATTGTTTAGATATTGGTTCATGGTAAAATGATCAGTCGCTTTCCTTCTTCGATACGGTATTTCACTTCTACTTTATGTAATATTTTCAGCACCTGCGAGAGCTGCAGCGTTACGGGCAGTTCTCCGTCAAAGGTCAGATGGGGGATGTTGCCCTGGTAATGCACATCAATATCATACCAGCGTTCCAGCTGGCGCATGACATCCTGGAGGGAGGCGCCGTTGAAATTAAAGTAACCGTCTTTCCAGGCAGTCACCTGCTGCATATCCACGTCATTCATTACATGGATAGCGCCGTTGCTCACCCTGGCCTGCTGCCCGGGTTTGATCCGCTGCTCCTTTCCTCCGCTGGCGATCATCACCGCGCCTTCCAGCAGGGTAGTGTTGGCGGAGGCTTCGTTATCATAAGCCTTGATGTTGAAATGTGTACCAAGCACCACTATGCGCACCTGATCGTTCACATTTACGGAAAACGGCCGGGCTTTGTTTTTCGCTACTTCAAAGTAAGCTTCCCCGGTGATCTGCACGGAGCGTTCATTCCCGGTGAAAGCGGTAGGGTAGCGGATGGAGGAAGCTGCGTTCAGCCATACTTTCGTTTCATCCGGCAATACCAGCATGAATTTGCGGCCGCGCGGCGTACGAATGGTGTTATAACTGACAGATTCGGCAGCATCAGCATCATATAACAGCTGGCCGTTGTTCAGTACCACCTGCGTGCCGCCCTGGTTGGCGATGAGGCCGTTGCCCAGGCTGTCCAGCACAATGGTCTGCCCCCCCGCCAGGGTCAGCAGTGCGCCCTGTTTGCCCGGGCTCACATCCATAGTGGTGTCGATGACAGCAGCGGTTGCAGGCCCGGGAGCTGCGGATCGCTGCAAGCTGGCCCAGATGGCGCCGCCTGCGATGAGGCAGGCCACCGCGGCAGCCGCCCAATAGTAACGTTGACGGGTCGTATGGCGGGGGGCGGCTTTTCGCAGGATACGGCTGGCCAGCGCATCTTTTTCCGCGGCAGTGTACACGGCGGCGGACTGCATCTCTTCCCATGCTTTTTTCAGCAGCGGCGGCAACTGCCGGTCCGTTTCCGGCTGTTCTATCAATTGCTGCAGCTCTTCGCTCTCGGCAGGTGTAGCCTCGTTATTGAACCAGCGTTCAAACAAATGTTCCAGTCTTGAGCGGGATGCGTCCATGAGAAAATACTTTCCTTTATTACAGGAACAACCGGAGGGAGGAAAAGGGGGTATGGGGGAGCGGAATTTTTTCAGAAAGGCAAGAAAAGATCAGCAGCGGTTAATTTTTCATTGGCCGGAAGTTCAGAGCCGGTGGGCCACCAGCAGAGAGAGCAGCAGCAGATCCATGCGGGAGGTCACATGCTGCGTGATGGCATGTGTGGCGTGCTGGAGATATTTTTTGACCGTTTCCCGGGAGAGGCCGGTCTTTTCCGCTATCTCGCGGTATTTCAGGCCCTGCCTGCGGCTCATGACCCATACTTTTTGCTGCTGCGGAGGCAGTTGCAGAATAGCCTCTTCTATCAGGCTCAGGTGGGGTTCCAGGTCGGGCGCCTGTTCAGAATGAAGTTGTGTGGTGTTGCTGATCTCCCATTCCTGCTGCCGCTTTTTTTCGCGCAGCGCTTTTTTCAATACGTTGAGCGCATGATTGCGGGAAATGACGAAAAGATAGTTGCGGAAATTCCGCACATTGGCCAGCAGCTCGCGGCAGGTCCATATCTGTAAAAAGATGTCCTGCACAACTTCTTCCGCCATTTCATGAGATTTCGTGAGATGGTGGATGTAATTGTGCAGGACGTCCGCATACTGCCGGAAAAGTTCCCTGAATGCCCGCTCGTTGCCCGTAGACACCTTTTCCAGCAGGTTTTTATTGATATCTGCGATAGCTGTGGTCAAAGAAGCGCTCCTCCCTTTAAGCTGTAAACTTATAAAAAAAATCATTGGGAGAAACAAAGATGCGACCGCATGTCCGCAGTTTCCTTTACAGGCTGCGCCAATGCTGCAATGCGCGATCAGAGATCTGCAACTTCCGCATAACCCTCCTTCGTTTTCTTTTCTTTTATAAATATCACGCCGATCACTACGCAGATCAGGGCAATGGCGATCGGATAGATCAGCCCCGCCAGGTGATTTCCCGTCTGCTGCACCAGCAATGTGGCGATGGCCGGCAACAGACCGCCGAACACACCGTTGCCGATATGGTAGGGGAGCGACATGGAAGTGTACCGGATACGCGTAGGAAACAGCTCAACCAGGAATGCTGCTATCGGCCCATATACCATCGTTACGAAAAGTACCTGTATGAATACCAGGAAGATCAGCCAGGCGAGGTTAGCATTGCTGACGGAAACCTGTGTTTTCACATCGGTCTTGTTGTTCATGGTGGTGGTGATCTCGCTTACTTTGGTACTGTCTGTGTACGTGTGGATCTTTGCGGATTTTTCTATGGACACGCCATCCGCATCCTTCGAAATGCTGCTTTCGATGCGGTGCATCTCCGCGACCTCGGTTTTGAGCGAAAGATCTGCCGTGCGGTCCATCGCCCCGTAGATGGGGTAATAGGCCAGTGCCGCGATGAGCATGCCCGTCATCATGATCTTTTTTCTGCCCACTTTGTCTGACAGGTGACCGAAATAAATGAAGAACGGTGTGCCGAGCAGCAAGGCTATGGCAATGATCACGTTGGATTGTACAAATTCGATGTGCATGGTGTTCTGGAGGAAAGACAGGGCATAGAACTGGCCCGTGTACCATACCACACCCTGGCCCATGGCAGCGCCGAAGAGCGCCAGCAGTACAAGCTTCAGGTTCTCTTTATTGCCAAAGCTCTCTTTGAGCGGGTTCTTTGATGTTTTGCCTTCCGCTTTCAGCTTGGTGAAGAGCGGGGATTCCTGCAGTTTGATGCGGATATAATAGCTCATCAATACGAGGAAGATGCTCAGCCAGAAAGGAATGCGCCATCCCCATGCGTTGAAGGACTCGGGTGTCATGGACATCCGCGTGAGCAGGATCACGCCCAGCGAAACGAAGAGGCCAAGCGTGGCGGTGGTCTGGATAAAGCTGGTATAATATCCCCTGCGGTGATCCGGTGAATGTTCCGCCACGTAGGTAGCCGCACCGCCGTATTCGCCGCCGAGGGCCAGGCCTTGCGCCAGCCGCAGGATCAGTACCAGGATGGGCGCCAGGATGCCGATAGTGGCATAACCCGGTATCAGGCCGATGGCAAAGGTGGAACCGCCCATGATCAGGAGCGTGAGGAGGAAGGTGTATTTCCGGCCCACCATATCACCCAGCCTGCCGAAAACGATGGCGCCGAACGGCCGGACAATGAAACCTACGGCAAATGTGGCCAGTGTGGCGATGTAGGCGAGGGTGGGATTGGAATCGGGAAAGAATTTTTCGGAAAGAATGAGAGAAAGACTGCCAAAGATGTAGAAATCGTACCATTCGATCAATGTGCCGGCAGAGGAGGCAAAGATCACCTGCCAGATGCTCTGCTTTGAATTCGATGCGTTCATAATGTGAAATTGTTATCCTGAAAAGATAGAAAATTACTTTAATAAATAAAATCACTTTCCCGCAAAGCCCGTAGAATGATTAAATCCGTTACCTTTATTAGCAGGATGGTTGACCGCATGCATCGATTATTTTTCTTACTTCTTCTGGCCGGGTTTTATCCTTATACCCTCTCCGCGCAACAGGCGCCGGAGCAACGGCCGCATATCGGCCTCACGCTTAGTGGTGGCGGGGCAAGGGGACTGGCGCATATTGGTATCTTGCAGGCGATAGACAGTGCAGGCCTTCGTATCGATTACCTGTCCGGCACCAGCATGGGCAGTATCGTCGGCGCCCTGTATGCCATCGGGTATTCCGGTGATTCGCTGGCGGTGATCGCAAAGCGGCTGGACTGGAACACGCTTTTTTCCAATCAGCCTTCCCTGGAAGAGATCAGCTATGAGGAACGCGCCGAATACAACCGTTATATGCTGGAAGTGCCGTTCGAATACGGAAAGCCCAAGATCACATCCGGCGTGATCTCCGGGGAGCAGCTCTGGCTGGAACTGGCCCGGCTGGCCTGGCCGGTGCGTGACGTGAAAGATTTTTCCCGTTTCAATATCCCCTTTAAATGCATTGCTACAGACGTGGCTACCGGCCAGATCGTAACGCTGGACAGCGGAGAGCTGGTAACCAGTATGCGCGCCAGTATGGCTATTCCCTCGGTTTTTACGGCGGTGCGCATCGGCGATAAAAAGCTGGTGGATGGTGGCGTGGTGCGGAACTTTCCTTCCGTGACGGCAAAGGAAATGGGGGCGGATATCATTATCGGTTCAAACGTCAGCGGCGGATTGCGGGAGGCGGACGAACTGGTGACCCCCATCGATGTGATCTATCAGCTTGGATTTTACAAGGACGCGGACGATTTCGTGGAAGCACGCAAGCTGGCGGATATTTATATTCATCACGATCTGAAGAACTATTCCGCCGCAAGCTTCGGGAGCGCGGACTCTATTCTCGCCGAAGGAAAACGGAAGGGGAGGGAAATGTATCCTGTTTTCAAACATCTTGCCGATTCGCTGAATGCCCTGTACCCGCAGCCGCCGTTTGTAAAGAACCGCTTGCCCGCGGTGCCTGATGTGGAGATAGTTTCGATTGCCGTCAAAGGCCTCGTGCATTCCGATGAAAAATTCTTCCGCGGTCGCCTCGGCCTGGACCCCGGCGGTTGCTATACTCCGGAGAAGATCCGGGAGGCTGTGCTGAATGTGTACGGCACCCGTTTTTATAAACAGATCACTTATCACCTCAATCCATTGGGCTACGGGCGCAGCGAACTGGAAATAGATGTGGAGGAGAACCCGCTGACCTTTGTGAAGCTGGCCCTGCATTACAATACCTTTACGAATGTCAGCGCTATTGTCAATCTCACGCAGCGCAATTTTGTGGTACCCAACTCCCGCGCTACCGCTACCGCCGCCATCAGCGAGAACCCGCGGCTGCGGGGGGAATTCTTCAAATACCTCGGGCGTAAACGGAACAAAGGTTTCGGTATCAATGCCTATTATGCGAACAACCCGCTGCATGTGTACGACGGCTTCCGGAAAAGCCAGGAATACCGCAGCAAGTACGCGTCTGTCGGCGCCAATCTCCAGTTTATGCTGAACAGGGTGATGGCCATCGGCGCGGGAACCCGCTGGGAGTACATGCGGCTCAAACCCAATCTCTCTCAAAACATCGAACTGGAGGGGAATACGAGGCAGCTCAACTCATTTTTATATTACGGGCTGAACACGCTCAACAGGAAAATATATCCTACCCGTGGTGCACAGATAGACCTGGAAGGGGGGCTGGTGTATCAGCAGCGCCCGGATTTCAAGGTGCGCCTGGAGGGTTCGGAATTGCCGCTGGACAGTCTGGGCCTGCTGTTCGGGGATTACCAGCGGGTCTTGCTGAAGATGAACTATTATTTTCAGACGGGCCGCCGCTCCGCGCTGAACCTGAGCGGTTATGCCGGCATCAATTTCAACTATGACCAGACGCTGATCAACGATTTCCTGATCGGCGGGGTTACGGATTTCACCCGCAACCAGATCCCGTTCATGGGGCTGTATGAGGGGGAGGTGACCACGCCCAGCGTATCCTCTTTGCAAATGGGGTTTCAGTACGAAGCGATAAAGAACATTTTCTTCATACCGCGGATAGCGGTGGCGTTATACGATTTTAACGGGCTGGCCAGCACAAAATTCCATTACCTGAGCGGTTACGGAATGACGTTGGGTTACAGCACCCGCCTCGGCCCGCTGGAAGGGTCGGTGATGTATTCGGACCAGTCCGGTGTGCTGAAAGCGTACCTGAACCTGGGTTTTCATTTCTAGTGCATCCGGTCCCCGCGCACCTGCAGGGTAGCGATCATTTTTGCCTCAAAATCCAGCCATTGCTGCCAGCGCACCTTCACTTTTTCTTCCGGCAGGTATTCATTGGCCAGGTCTATGAACAGCTTGTAATGCCCGGCTTCGGAGATCATGAACTTGCGGTAGAACTCCCGCAGGTAGGCATCTTCCAGCCCTTCGCTCAGCAGGCGGAAACGCTCGCAGCTGCGCGCTTCTATCAGGGCGAAGACCAGGAGCCTGTCCAGCAGCACATCCATGGGATGCCCGCCTTTGATCTGGAAACCGATCAATTCGTTCACATATGCATCTTTGCGCTGTTTGCCCAGGGTGAACCCGCGTTTTTTCATTTCCGCCAGCACCTGCCGGAAATGCCCCCATTCTTCGGTAACGATGGGCGCCAGCTCGTCCACCAGCCTTGTTCTGTCCGGATACCGCTGTATCAGCGAGATGCAGGAGGTAGCTGCTTTCTGTTCACAGAATGCATGATCTGTCAACACTTCTTCCAGCGAAATGGCGGCCAGGTTTACCCAGCGTGGGTCTGTAGGGAGTTTGAGGCCGAGTATGGAAACTTTACTGCTCATACATTACTGTAATTTGAAGGCACGAAGTTACAGAGAAGATACTTAGTTTTGGCCCATGAGAAAGGAAGACTTTCTGGAGCAGGCATTGGAGAAGCGGCGGGAGCAGCACGCTTTCCGGCGGTTGCGGCTACCCGGCCGGATGGCCGATTTCTGTTCCAATGATTACCTCGGCCTGGCTCGCAGCGAGCGGGTACAGGAAGCGGCGCTCACCATCAGCCGTCAGCTTGCGCAGGTGCATGGCAGCGGCGGATCGCGTTTGCTGGCTGGGAATTACGCGCTGGTGGAAGAAGCGGAGCAGCTGCTGGCCGGTTTTCATGCCGCACCGGCCGGACTGATCTACAATTCCGGCTATGACGCCAATCTGGGCCTGTTTTCCTGCGTGCCGCAGAAAGGCGATGTGATCGTGTACGACCAGCTGATCCATGCGTCTATCCGTGACGGCATCCGTTTATCCGCGGCGCAGGCCTTTTCCTTCCTGCATAATGACCTGCAGGACCTGGAGAAGAAGCTTGTCAATGCGGCAGGCGATGGGCGTGTATTCGTGGCCGTGGAATCCGTTTATTCGATGGATGGCGACCTTTCGCCGCTGGCGGCTGTGGCAGCTTTGTGCGACAAGCACGGCGCGCTGCTGATCGTGGACGAAGCGCATGCCACGGGGGTAGTGGGCGAGAGGGGTGAGGGGCTTGTGCAGGCCCTGCAACTGGCAGACCGGTGTTTTGCCCGGGTGCATACCTTCGGCAAGGCGGTAGGCTGCCACGGCGCCATTGTGCTGGGTTCCCCGGTGCTGCGGGATTACCTGATCAATTTTTCCCGCTCCTTTATCTATACTACAGCGTTGCCGCCCCATGCCATTGCCGTGATCATGGCCAGTTATGATATTTTCCCCGATATGCATGCGGAAAGGCAGCATCTGCAGGCACTGATCGCGCAGTTCCGGGAAGGCCTGGCGCCGGAAAAGCGTCTGGACAGCCAAACGCCCATCCAGGTGGTGATGACGCCCGGAAACGAGCAGGCCCGGAACGTGGCAGGGAAATTGCAGTCACAAGGGCTGGATGTACGACCGATCCTGCATCCCACCGTGCCGAAAGGGCAGGAGCGGTTGAGGGTGGTGTTGCATAGTTTCAATACCTTTGCGGAGGTAGAACAATTACTACAAAGCGTAAATATTTGAAAAGATAATGTAACTTATTGACAGATTGTCGTATATTAATATAGAAATACACCATAAGCGTAACCAAACACCTAATGAAATAACCATGGTATTACAGCCATTAATGAAAAAAGTCCTGGAAGAACTTGATTTTGCGGATTGGTACAAGGAACTTTCGGCAGCGCATCAGCCTGCGGAACGTTTTGCGAACTATGACACAGATGAAGTGCGAGAAATGATCGCAGAGTTCGGCTATCCGAGAACGACCTATATTCCTGCAGCCCTTTTTTATATTGTAGTGGATACGGAAGATGAGGATGTGGATGCCGGTCTGAGCATGTCCCTCAAAGACGGGCAGCTGGAGCTGGTGCTGAACCTCTCAGTAGGCGGCAAACACCGGTTCTCCGGCGCTTTCCCCCTCGTATGCGAGAAGCTCGGTTATAAGGAGCCCATCGAAAAACCGGCTTTTTCCAATTACAAGGAATTATATGCTTTACTGAAAAAGGTATTTGCCATGTATGAGCGCGTCAAGCTGAGCATGACCGGCCTGACCGCCAAAAATACCACCATGCTTTCGTTCGTGAAAGAGTAGGAAATCAGTAACTTCCCGTTATGAGATTCATACCCCTCGTCCTGACGATCGCCCTCGTAACGGCCCTGCATGTCCGTTGGGCAAACAAGCCCGCATTCGGCATGCTTTTCAGCCCGCAGCATGGTTTCTGGCAACATGCCGATCCCGTTGGCCCGCCCGGAGAAGAACAGCTTGATCTCCCCGGCCTCAAAGGCCGCTCCGAAGTGTGGCTGGATGAGCGTATGGTGCCGCATATCTTCGCAACCGACGAAAACGATGCCTATTTCATTCAGGGTTATCTGCATGCGCGGGACAGGCTCTGGCAGATGGAACTGCAAACCATGGCCGCCGCGGGCCGTCTCTGCGAGATCCTTGGTCCGGGTATGCTGGAATACGACCGCCGCCAGCGCCGGATGGGCATGGTCTATGCCGCGGAGCAGACCGTAAAGCAAATGGACAGCGACCCTGCTTCCAAAGCACAGGTAGAATCTTATGCAGCCGGTATCAACACCTATATCCGCAGCCTGCGCCCCCGCAATTATCCCCTCGAATACAAATTGCTCGGCTACAGCCCCGAGCCCTGGGACAAGCTTAAAACAGCCTTATTATTGAAATACATGAGCTATGACCTCGCCTACGGTCATAACGATCTTGAATACACG
This genomic stretch from Chitinophaga sp. XS-30 harbors:
- a CDS encoding FecR family protein, with translation MDASRSRLEHLFERWFNNEATPAESEELQQLIEQPETDRQLPPLLKKAWEEMQSAAVYTAAEKDALASRILRKAAPRHTTRQRYYWAAAAVACLIAGGAIWASLQRSAAPGPATAAVIDTTMDVSPGKQGALLTLAGGQTIVLDSLGNGLIANQGGTQVVLNNGQLLYDADAAESVSYNTIRTPRGRKFMLVLPDETKVWLNAASSIRYPTAFTGNERSVQITGEAYFEVAKNKARPFSVNVNDQVRIVVLGTHFNIKAYDNEASANTTLLEGAVMIASGGKEQRIKPGQQARVSNGAIHVMNDVDMQQVTAWKDGYFNFNGASLQDVMRQLERWYDIDVHYQGNIPHLTFDGELPVTLQLSQVLKILHKVEVKYRIEEGKRLIILP
- a CDS encoding MFS transporter, translated to MNASNSKQSIWQVIFASSAGTLIEWYDFYIFGSLSLILSEKFFPDSNPTLAYIATLATFAVGFIVRPFGAIVFGRLGDMVGRKYTFLLTLLIMGGSTFAIGLIPGYATIGILAPILVLILRLAQGLALGGEYGGAATYVAEHSPDHRRGYYTSFIQTTATLGLFVSLGVILLTRMSMTPESFNAWGWRIPFWLSIFLVLMSYYIRIKLQESPLFTKLKAEGKTSKNPLKESFGNKENLKLVLLALFGAAMGQGVVWYTGQFYALSFLQNTMHIEFVQSNVIIAIALLLGTPFFIYFGHLSDKVGRKKIMMTGMLIAALAYYPIYGAMDRTADLSLKTEVAEMHRIESSISKDADGVSIEKSAKIHTYTDSTKVSEITTTMNNKTDVKTQVSVSNANLAWLIFLVFIQVLFVTMVYGPIAAFLVELFPTRIRYTSMSLPYHIGNGVFGGLLPAIATLLVQQTGNHLAGLIYPIAIALICVVIGVIFIKEKKTKEGYAEVADL
- a CDS encoding tRNA-(ms[2]io[6]A)-hydroxylase, with translation MSSKVSILGLKLPTDPRWVNLAAISLEEVLTDHAFCEQKAATSCISLIQRYPDRTRLVDELAPIVTEEWGHFRQVLAEMKKRGFTLGKQRKDAYVNELIGFQIKGGHPMDVLLDRLLVFALIEARSCERFRLLSEGLEDAYLREFYRKFMISEAGHYKLFIDLANEYLPEEKVKVRWQQWLDFEAKMIATLQVRGDRMH
- a CDS encoding TonB-dependent receptor, with amino-acid sequence MKLTTIMLLAFCLHLSAKSVSQTVTFTGRNVSLSAALDAVKKQTGYVFFYNSNTIRSSKPLSIQAVNQPLQVFLDNILREQELAYSIEDRVIIITRKPATPAGSTVAIPAATIKGRITDDRGNPLPGVSIKVKGGSRGTTTDADGFFTLSGLDEDAVLEISFIGFTSKEVSIKGKTTLDLQLAPSSQDIEAVTVVGYTSKNVKYLSSAVSTVSGERLRDVTSNNLSDLLQGKAAGVVVSSASGDPTSGAAMLIRGQNTLAAGSAPLYVVDGNIGGTFNPNDVESVSILKDAAATGLYGSRAANGVVIITTRQGKAGKSRIEFNSATGFNKANFGKFRLMNAQQLYDYQNTFTTRPESVLETDTDWLDLAFRTAMTQNYSLSASGGSDKTQFYVGGNYYNEEGTLLTNRKKAYSFRTNISHRLTEKLKVSVLLNGIFTNNDNHQSSTLYDAFVNLPWDNPYNADGSPRPGNSAGWLGRDQHNFLHSLQYNLASNRRFEVTGDLNLDYTIVKNLTFSSYNRTYFSNYKSMDYYDLRSQEGVADKGNLFHDIEYGNRLLSSNRLRYENNFGEHHLSALAVGETEKYYFDNNEISGRGLPQGMTAMSTATEVKNNPSGGRDEYAFSKWLVQGDYDFANKYFLVASFVRDISSKFGNNNPGGNFYQVGASWILSNEHFIPSTSAISFLKLRLSHGTVGNAPSGNYQALGLYIYDQSASYAGLAGSYPSQKANPDLTWEKIRVNNAGLDISFFQNRIALNVDVYDKSAKSLLMTRLLPLTSGYTSVLENIGSVNNKGIEVSLHTQNLTGAFKWETNFNIAHNRNRVTKLNGSDQFANAGNIQPVGLGHDMDKWYMRIWAGVNPENGDPQWEKIETDADGKQIVTYTNSYNQATLQYTGTSSAPKLTGGLLNTFSYKGFTLSAFINFVSGNQVFNSFRQFFDSDGLYDSYNQMVLADGWNRWEKAGDIATHPKPLLGGNRASNEPSSRFLEDGSYIRLRNVRLSYDLPQDLLGRVKIGSARVFVSGDNLWTGTSFSGMDPEVDFSSGVSGNKYPISRKILFGVNIGF
- a CDS encoding RNA polymerase sigma factor gives rise to the protein MTTAIADINKNLLEKVSTGNERAFRELFRQYADVLHNYIHHLTKSHEMAEEVVQDIFLQIWTCRELLANVRNFRNYLFVISRNHALNVLKKALREKKRQQEWEISNTTQLHSEQAPDLEPHLSLIEEAILQLPPQQQKVWVMSRRQGLKYREIAEKTGLSRETVKKYLQHATHAITQHVTSRMDLLLLSLLVAHRL
- a CDS encoding patatin-like phospholipase family protein — protein: MHRLFFLLLLAGFYPYTLSAQQAPEQRPHIGLTLSGGGARGLAHIGILQAIDSAGLRIDYLSGTSMGSIVGALYAIGYSGDSLAVIAKRLDWNTLFSNQPSLEEISYEERAEYNRYMLEVPFEYGKPKITSGVISGEQLWLELARLAWPVRDVKDFSRFNIPFKCIATDVATGQIVTLDSGELVTSMRASMAIPSVFTAVRIGDKKLVDGGVVRNFPSVTAKEMGADIIIGSNVSGGLREADELVTPIDVIYQLGFYKDADDFVEARKLADIYIHHDLKNYSAASFGSADSILAEGKRKGREMYPVFKHLADSLNALYPQPPFVKNRLPAVPDVEIVSIAVKGLVHSDEKFFRGRLGLDPGGCYTPEKIREAVLNVYGTRFYKQITYHLNPLGYGRSELEIDVEENPLTFVKLALHYNTFTNVSAIVNLTQRNFVVPNSRATATAAISENPRLRGEFFKYLGRKRNKGFGINAYYANNPLHVYDGFRKSQEYRSKYASVGANLQFMLNRVMAIGAGTRWEYMRLKPNLSQNIELEGNTRQLNSFLYYGLNTLNRKIYPTRGAQIDLEGGLVYQQRPDFKVRLEGSELPLDSLGLLFGDYQRVLLKMNYYFQTGRRSALNLSGYAGINFNYDQTLINDFLIGGVTDFTRNQIPFMGLYEGEVTTPSVSSLQMGFQYEAIKNIFFIPRIAVALYDFNGLASTKFHYLSGYGMTLGYSTRLGPLEGSVMYSDQSGVLKAYLNLGFHF